DNA from Nitrospirota bacterium:
GACCGCGGTCAGTCTCATGCCGTAAATAAGGGATTCAGTATGGCAACCGGCGATATTATCGGGTGGCTTAATTCGGATGACCTTTATGAAGAAGGGGCGCTGCAAAAGGTTGTTGCTGTCTTTAATAACAATAACAACTGCGGATGGGTGGCAGGCAGGTGCCATATTATCAATGCAGATGGTATTGAAATCCGCAAGGCCGTGACGCGATACAAGAATAAATGGCTGGGCCGCTACAGGTATGACAGATTGCTGGTGGAAGACTTTATCTCTCAGCCTGCTGTCTGGTTCAAAAGATCGTTCTTAAACGAGGTCGGTCTGCTGGACGAGGCTCTTCATTATACCATGGACTATGACCTCTGGCTGCGGATGGGGGCCAGACTGGACCCTGTAATCGTGAGAGATTATCTTGCATCTTTCCGCTACTATCCCAACTCGAAGACCGGCGGAGAGCTGGGGAAGTCTCTTGAAGAAGTCAAAAGTCTCTGCTGCCGGTACGCTGATAGTAGAAAGGATATCCTTTTCAGGAACTGGGTATATCGAATGAAGATACGGCTCGGATACAGTGTTATGAGCCTCATTGGAATGTGAAGTGGATTACCATGGGATTTTCGGATGAAAGCTGAAAGATCAAGGATTCTGGTTATAATACCGGCGCTCAATGAGGAAAAGAATATCGCCCAGGTTGTTTCTTCAATCAATAAGGAGGTCCCTTATGCAGATATCCTTGTTGTAAATGATGGTTCCCGAGACAGGACAGGGCAGATCGCCAGGGAACATGGGGCTACTGTGATAGATTTGCCATACAACCTTGGGATTGGCGGTGCAATGCAGGCAGGCTTCCGGTTTGCCAGGCTTTATGATTATGATATCGCCATACAGGTGGATGGAGACGGGCAGCACCCTGCTGACCATATAGAGAGGCTGGTTCAGGTGATTGCAGAGGGAAAGTCCGACATGGCTTCAGGGTCGCGGTTTGTCGCTAACGGCGGATATAAGTCTACCAGGTCCCGTCTGGTTGGCATCAAATATTTCTCTCTCCTGTTGTCGCTTATTCTGCGAGAGAGGATTACAGACACAACATCGGGCTTCCGTGCAGTCAATAAAAAGGTGATTGATTTATTCAGCAGGAATTATCCTGATGACTATCCGGAGGTAGAGGCCCTTGTCCTCCTTCATAAGAGGGGGTTAAGGGTCAAAGAGATCCCTGTGGAGATGAAGGAGAGGGCCGGAGGGAAGTCGTCTATTACCCCTTTCAGGTCCATGTACTATATGGTGAAGGTCTCACTTGCAGTGCTCATAGAAATGATTAGAAAGGCTGAAAGGTAAATGACGTTGTTTAATGTGCAGATTATCTCCATCATCCTCAGTACGCTGCTGTTCCTCTTCGTAATTGAGCTGGTACGAAAAGGGATGCTGAAGGAAAGATATGCCATCCTATGGCTTGCATCCAGCTTCATACTGCTGGTGCTCTCCCTGTGGAAAGGGCTGCTGGATAAGATCGCCGCTTTTTTCGGGATCTTTTACTCCCCCTCACTTCTGTTCCTTGCCGCCTTTCTCTTCCTCCTGCTCATTGTCCTCCATTTTTCTATCGTTATATCGAGAATGAGTGAGAAGAATAAAAAACTGGCGCAGGAGATGGGATTACTGAAATACGAACTTGAGAACAAGAAGTCTGTCAAGGATGGAGATAAAAACAGAGAAGAAGCAGGGTGAAGGATCGTATAACGACAAATAAGGGAGTGATGCTGGGTGCCCTGATATTCTTGTCTCTTGTATTACGGTTAATGACAGCCCTTCCAGTGGTTTTCTATCCTGACTCATGCCTCTATCTTTCATTTGCCAGGTCTATATTACGGGGGAAATTCTCATTCAATTTTAATGAAGGCATAGAGACTGTATTGCCGCCTCTCTATCCGGGACTCAGTGCACTGGTTTCCATTTTTGCCGGCAATATGGAGCTCTCTGCCATAATAGTTTCTGCAGTTGCAGGGGCCTTTCTGGTCGTTCCAGTATTCTATCTTGCAAAGGCAGTCTATAATGAAAAGGCAGCCTGGATCAGTTCGGTATTTATATTCCTCAGCCCTCTCCTGATATACTGGTCAGGCGCTGCCCTGACTGAGGCCCTTTTTACCACACTATTTGTTTCCGGTATCACAGTCTGTATTTATGCCATAAGGTCTGAAAGGCAGACCTTATTCTTTGTCTCCGGAGCGCTCATCGGATTATCTTACATGGCCCGGGTTATTGGTCTGGTAGCTATCCCTGTTGTTCTATTCTGGATAATTTATTCCTCTGTTAGTTCCGTCAGGCTGGCAGGCAGCTATCCAGCGCAGATTGTCAGGAAGGCCGCTGCTTCTTCAGCCCTGTTTTTTCTCGGGTTTATCCTGATTACAGGAGTCTATCTGATCCACCTCCACTCCTTTTACGGTAATTGGACGCTTGCAGGCTCTTATGGAAGCATCGAGGGTACCATAGCCTTTGAGGGGGCTGAGAGCAGGGCTGGATGGGAGAATGCAGCAACACCGGATAGCGGGGAAGGGTCTGTCTCAAGGCTTATAAACAAAGTGGTTTTGAATGCAGAAAATTATTCGGTTTCATTGATAAGTAAAATGCCGCTGGATTCTGTCTATAAATTTATCATGATTGTTGTTTCCGTTCTGTTTGTTGTCCCGGGTCTTTTCTTTGGGAGAAAAGAGGGCGGAAAAGGGATGGGCATGGGTGTTCTGTTTCTGGTTTCCTTTATCGTGGTGTATTACGCTGCGCTTCTCCTTTTACCTCTGTCCCCGATGATAGATGAAAGGATCAGGTATCTTTCTCCCATCTCCCCTTTATTTATGGTCATAGCATCAGGCGGAATCATTCGGATTCAGGAAAGGATGAAGTCCGGCATGATCAGACAGGCTGCAATACCTGTCATGGTTTTAGTTGCGATGTTGTCATCCCTTCCGCTTCTGGAGATGTTTCCCCTGCGTATGAATCAATTATGGCGTACTAATGCTTCTTTGGAATCCATACAGAAAATAGGGTTGTGGATGAAGGGGAATCTCCCGCAGCCGGTCAGGGTGATGTCCAGGAAACCGTATATCCCTTACTATGCGGAGGCATTGTGGTTTACGACGCCGGCTACTCACAAGGAGGTTATGGAGCTTGCCCGTTCAAAGGAGATAGATTATATTGTTGTTGATAAAAGGGTGGAGTATTATCTGAGGCCTGAATTACGCTTCTTGTTTTATCCTAAGGATGCGCCAAAGGACTTCGCATTCATCGGTGGTATACAAAATAAGAAAACAGGGGAGTTGTCAATAGGGCTTTATAAGATCAACAGGACCGTGGAAGCGCCTATTTGGTGAGTCATGAAAAGGAAGAACTATGAAACTATCTATAGTAATACCTATATTTAATGAGATAGATACAGTCAGGGAGATTATAAAAAGGGTTCAGGATGTGGACCTGCCCGGTTTGGAGAAAGAGCTGGTCATAGTAGATGACTTTTCCACAGACGGCAGCAGAAGGTATCTTGAGACGTTGAACGATAAAAATATACGGGTCTTTATGCACGAAAAAAACCGCGGGAAAGGTGCTGCATTAAAGACCGGGTTCCAGCATGTAAACGGTGATATTGTCATCATCCAGGATGCCGATCTGGAGTATGACCCTAATGATTATCACAACCTGATCAGGCCCATCCTGGATGGCAGGGCAGATGTAGTCTACGGTTCAAGGTTCATAACCACAGAAGAGCGGCGGGTGATGTTTTTCTGGCACTTTTTAGGGAACTCCTTCCTGACTTTGTTTTCCAATATGTTTACAAACCTGAACCTGTCTGATATGGAGACCTGCTATAAGGTATTCAAGCGTGAGGTTATCAATAACATTAATATTGAAGAGTACCGTTTTGGTTTTGAACCGGAGATTACGGCCAAGATTGCCAGAAGGAAATACAGGCTTTATGAAGTTGGGATATCCTATAGCGGCCGCGACTATTCCGAGGGGAAGAAGATAGGATGGAAGGACGGCGTGAGGGCTATCTGGTGCATACTGAAATATAACCTGATAAGGAGACAGTAATCTCAATGTCCTGAATAAGGACACAGGTGAATACATAAGTTATGAAAAATAAGGGTATGCAAAAAAAGAGTCCATGGTCAAGACAGCGCATGGAAGCTGTCATAATCGTCTTCTTTGCTGCACTCTGGCTGTTAGGTTATAAGGCGGCCTTTGTCGCTGAATGGCGCAGCCTGAGCGCGGCGCCATTATTGATGAAGGTAAGCCAGGCGGAAAAAAGGCTTATAGTCTGGGGAACCCTCTACAGGCCTTTCAGGGATGGACTTTCCGTAGCTCCTGAAAATAGCGCTATCTACTTCCTGAATTACTGTCCTGAAGCAAGCGGGGTCTGGAACTGGCTCCTTGCAAAATACTATTTCACTCCACGCAGGATTGATATTGCCGGCCCCGCTGATACCAACAGAGAGACAGCCCTGAAAAGCGATTTTGTCATAGCTTGCGTATGTACGGAAATGTCAGCCTCTGACACTGAGAAACTCGGTTTTCTGGGGCAGCCTCCATTTAAGAAAGTCACTGCTAATTCTTATCAGTTTGGGCATTATGCTGTTTACAGGATAGAAAAGACAGGGGAAGGAATAAGGTAGGTTAATGACATCATTATTCTGGTTTCTGTTTGCAATCGCAGTTATAGTCCTTTCCGGCGTGTTGGTGCTTACCTTTGCAAGGGTATGGAACTATTTTACTTTATTCACTGGATTGGCTATTTCCTTTATGCTTGGGATGGGGGTTATATCACTTCAGATGTTTGCCTATTCTCAGATAAATATCCCCTTTAAAATCTATTCCATTGCCTTTCCGTGGATTATCCTTGCAGCCGCAGCGGTTCTTATTAAATCCACGCGGGAGAGGCTTCTTACAGGTTCAGGAATCAATGTAACGGCTGGATTAAAAGATATAAGCTGGCCCGAAGTCATTTTATTATTGATTATCCTGTCTCAGGTATTTTATGCCTTCCTGTTCGGGGCCCTGCTGCCAATAAGGGGGTGGGATGCCCTGCAGACATGGGCATTTAAGGGGAAGGTGTTTTTTTATGATATGGGGATATCCTCCGACTTTCTTAAAGATCCTTTGACCCACCCTGACTATCCACTATTAATCCCTTTAACATTATCCTGGCTCTATACCTCGATTGGTCATGTAAATGATGAGATGGCAAGAATTATCTACCCCATGCAGTATGTCTCCATGCTCGCCATATTCTATTATGCAGTAAGAAAGACCGCCTCTAAACGGATGTCATTATTATTTACCGCCCTTTTATCATTGACCCCTATCGTAATGGTGCATTCCAGCGGATTCGCTGGCCGGATAGGGGGATTGTACAGTGGTGATTTTGTGGGCTATGCAGACCTTGCCCTTTCCATATTCTTCCTTGGCGCCGGGGCCTTTTTCTATCTTTACATGATGGAAGGCAGCAGTGCGCATCTTATTATGGCTGTTCTGTTTCTGACCATGGGCGCTTGGACGAAGAATGAGGGTTTGGTATTCCTCCTGATGGGAGGGATGCTCATTACTGTCAACCTCTTTTTTGGAAAGCGGATTAGATATGGAGCGATTCTGGCAGTATGGGGGTTCATCTGGGTTGTTACTTTGCCGTGGCTTCTCTATAAGATGCATTTTCATATTTCGAGCGAGTACACCCCTAACATGAATGCCGCTACTATGAAAAGCAATCTGCAGCGCCTCCCATACATCATCAAGATGTTTTTTTTCGTATTATTCCGCGATACTGATCTGTATAACTATGCATGGTATGGATATCTCATATCTTCATTGGTCAATCTGAGGGAATCTGTGAAAAAACCTCTGTTCTACATGCATGCCCTGCTCCTGGGCCAGTTTGCTGCGTACACTTTTATCTATCTGATATCTCCGCTTGAAATAAAATTCCACATTGAAACGTCTATTGACCGTGTAATTATTCATTTAACCCCGCTGGCAATTATGGTTCTGGCCATGAATATAAACAGGCTGATAACTAAGGGAGATAGATTGGTTTGAAGAAAAAGGGATTCATATTAAGTCAGCACATGGAAACGGTGCTCATCATATTCTTACTCTCAATATGGGTGACTGGATATAAGGCTATTTTTATTGCAGAATGGAGCAGTCTAAAGGCAGTGCCACTCTTAATGAAGGTCAGCTATATTGAGAAAAACCACTTAATTTGGGGAGATTATTTCAAACCTGTTAAAGACGGTCTATCGGCGACTCATGAAGAAAGTACCGTCTATTTCTTGAATTACTGTCCTGAGGCAAAAGCGATGTGGCAGTGGCTCTTAGCGAGATATCACCTTCCACCCCGCGAGGTCATTATTTATAACCTATCGGAGACTAATAGAAACAGCATCCTTACAGGTGACTATGTCATAGCCTGTATATGCAGGGAAATGTCAGACGCAAGCGCAGAGCTGCTCGCATTTTTAGAGCAGCCCCCATTTGATAAAATTTCCACTAAGGCTTATCAATATGGACATTATTCGATTTACAGGGTAGGGAATATGATGGAAGGAACGAGGTGAGTTAATGGCAGGGTCCGTTTGGTTCGTGTTTGCGATCGTAATCATGATCATTTCCGGCGTATTAGTGCTAACGTATGCAAGGGTATGGCAGCGCTTCAGCCTGTTGCCAGGATTGGCCATTTCCTTTATGCTTGGTATGGGAATTATCTCACTTCAGATGTTTGTTTATTCACTGCTGTCTCTTCCCTTTAAAGTCTATTCTATTGCTGTTCCGTGGATTGTCCTTGCAGTCATCACCGTGTTGTTTAAGTCCAGCCGGGAGGGGCTTCTTGTCAATAAAAAGATTACGGTTCAACCTCTGTTGAAAGATACAGGCTGGCCGGATCTCGTCTTATTATTAATCATTCTGTCTCAGGTGGTTTATCCGCTGTTGTTTGGAACCGCGGTGCCATTAAGGGGCTGGGATGCCTTGCAAACCTGGGCATATAAAGGGAAGATGTTTTTCTATGATATGGGAATCTCTTACGACATTTTGAAAGATCCATTGACCCACCCTGACTATCCCCTCCTTATCCCCTTAACATTTTCATGGATTTATACCTCTATGGGTCAGGTCAACGATGAACTGGTACGTATGATTTATCCGCTGCAGTTTGTCTCTTTGCTGGCTATTTTCTTTGATGCAGTCAGAAAAGTTGCTGCGAGGCGGTTCTCATTGTTATTTACCGCCCTTTTATCCATGACCCCAATAATTATGATCCATACCGGTGGTTTCGTCGGGGTTTATACTGCTGATTTTGTAGGCTATGCAGATCTCGCTCTATCCATATTCTTCCTCGGGGCCGGAGCATTTTTTTATCTTTATATGTCAGAAGGGGACTATGCGTACCTCGTTACGGCTGTCCTGTTTTTGGCCATGGGGGCGTGGACTAAGAATGAAGGATTGGTTCTCTTGCTTATAGGTGGGATATTAATTACAGTAAGCCTTGCATTTGGCAGCAAAATAAAATATAAGTTCATTTTAATGACATGGGGTCTCCTCGGAGTGATCACTTTACCATGGATTATTTATAAAATGTATTATCATATATCGAGCGAATACACACCCAATATGAATACAGCAACAATGCAAAGCAATCTGCTGCGACTCCCGTACATCATTAAGATGTTTTTCTACATCCTCTTCAGGAAAGCCGATCTGTTTAACTATTCGTGGTATGGTTATGTCATTTCTTCTTTGATCAACATTAGGAAATCTTTCAGAAATCCTCTCATCTTCTTGCATGCCATGATACTGGCCCAGTGTGCCTCTTATATATTCATCTATCTGATCTCGCCGCTTGATTTGAAATTCCATATAGAAACTTCACTTGACAGGGTCTTTATACATTTAACCCCCCTCGCAATATTGATTATGGCATTGAATATAAATATGCTTTTATTCAAAAGAGGTCTTAGCCCAGCAAAGTAATGGAAGCGAATCGGATATTGCGTGTCTGTTATTTTGGAACCTACTCGATGGAGGAGGGTTATCCGAGGAACAGGGTGATTATTGAAGGGCTGCGCAGTAATGGGGTGGAGGTGACAGAGTGTCATGAAGACTTCTGGAAAGGGACTGCTGAAAAACTGGAGGGGGTAAAGGCCGGAAGCGTCATGGTGAAGACCATCTTCAGGCTTATGCGCATCTATGGAAGACTCATATTAAAGTTCAGACATGCAGGTGATTACGATGCGATGATTGTTGGATATGCGGGCCATGTAGATATTTTTTTAGCAAAGATTTTAAACCTGTTCAGGCGAAAGCCGGTCATCTTTGATGCCTTCCTATCGGTCTATGATACGGCGGTAATGGACCGGAAAATAGTATTGCAAAACTCTTTAAAGGCAAAATTACTGCGGCTGGTTGATAAGTGGTCATGTAATATTGCTGACTCAGTCTTATTGGATACCAAGGCGCACATAGACTATTTTGTCAGGGAGTTTCACCTTCCGGCTTCAAAATTTTATGCAATACCGGTTGGCTCATCGCTAACTACGGCCGATTCCGCGGCCGATTCCGGGGACACCATACTTAATTCACTGCCGACCTCTCCATCGCAAAGAATTAAGTATGGTGTCCCCGGAACTTCCGGCGCTCTTAATATCCTCTACTTCGGTTCTTATATCCCGTTACATGGTGTGGATGTTATCCTCAGGGCGGCAGAGATCCTTCAGGGGGAGAAGGACATAGTTTTTACCCTGATTGGAAAAGGTCAACTTCTGCCGGAGATGAAACAGCTTGCATCAAAGCTCGGATTAAGGAATGTTAATTTTATAGACAGGTTTGTGGAAGAAGGAGAGCTGTCGGGATACATTCAGCGCTCCGACATCTGTCTCGGGATCTTCGGCAAGACGGACAAGGCAATGAGGGTCATTCCGTGTAAGGTCTATAATTGCCTGGCAATGGGTAAACCCCTGATAACTGCAATGACACCGGCAACTGAGGGGGTCTTGACAAACATGGATAATGCCATGCTTTGCAATGCCGGGGATCCTGAGTCGCTGTCTGAGGCGATACTATCTCTTAAGAAAGATGAGGCGCTTCGGGAAAAGATAGCCATTCGCGGTCAGAAATATTTTGCGGAAAACTTTTCTGCTGACGCTATTGGCAAGAGGATAGTGGAGATCGTGGAGAAAGTTAAAAACTATTCAGGTTCAAGGGGCATGGCCAATGGAAGATAAACATTATCCTCACGTTACTATCATTATCCTTAACTGGAATGGAAAGGATGATACGATAGAGTGCCTGAAGTCTGTCGAAAAGATTAATTATGCAGATTATGATATTTTATTGATTGACAATGGTTCAGATGATGATTCCGTCAAGGTATTCAAAAATCTGTATCATAATAATCCACGGATCAGGCTGATAGAGAATGAGAAAAACCTCGGTTTTGCTGAAGGAAATAACATAGGTATAAGAGAGGCGCTGAAGAGAGGGAGTGATTATATACTTCTTTTAAATAACGATACAGTAGTCAAAGATGATTTTTTAGGTGAACTTGTAAAAGTGGGGGAGGAAGATAAGAGGTATGGTATTATAGGCCCCAAGATTTATTTCTGGGGGGTAAAAAAAATTATCTATGCGGCAGGTGGAGGGGTTATCGGAAGACTGGGCCAGCCTCTCCTGACCGGGCTTCTCAGGGAGGACAGGGGGCAGTATGACAAGGAGGGGGAGACCGGATTTATTACAGGGTGCGCGCTTCTAATCAGACGGGAAGCAGTAGAAAAGACTGGACTGCTGGATGAGGACTACTTTTTCTTTTTTGAAGACCTCGACTGGAATATCCGGGCAAAGAGAGAAGGTTTCCTGATAGCATATGCCCCGAAATCTATTGTCTGGCATAGGGCGTCTTCTGCGGTAGGTTTTAAGTCCCCCAATTATTATTATTACATGACCAGAAACCGTATACTTTTTGTCAGGAAGAACTTCTCTGTTTTTTCTTTCATATTTCTGTTTCTTCCATATTTTATTTTCTATCGTTACTTATGGTTAATAACGAAACTATCGGTTAACAGGAAGTGGGAACATGTCCGGGCGGTTAATAGAGGGGTATGGTGGCATTTTGGGTAAGATAGAGAGGGAAGAGATGCATTTTACAGGAGAACGGTTAGTTATAGGTGAAGATATCGTACTGGAGAAGGAGCATCTTGACAGGTATAATTTTGTGACACAATTTGTAAAAGGGAAAAAGGTGCTGGATATTGCCTGCGGGACCGGTTATGGATGTAGTTTACTTCAATCAGCAGATTCGCTTTATATCCTCGGAATAGATATCTCACATGAAGCAATAAGGCATGCTAAATCAAACTACAAGGCTCAAAATCTCGATTTCATCATGAGCAGCGCTGATACGATTGGAGTTTTAAGTAAGGTCTTTGATATCGTTATATCCTTTGAAACTATTGAACACCTTGAAAGATATATGGACTTCTTAAAAGAAATCAAGAGGGTCCTAAACGATGGTGGGATGTTTGTTGTCTCAACACCCAATAAGAAATATTCTACCCCTGATAATCCTTATCATCTTCACGAGTTCTTTTATGATGAGTTCTATAAGCTTTTGACGAATCTGTTTAAGAATGTAGTCATCTATGGTCAGGACCACCAGAACCCGCAAAAGAGAATAACCAGATCTCTTACCGCTGCAGTGCCGAAAAGCATTAGAAAACTCCTGATCCCCAAGAGTGTCAGAGATGAATTTAACCTGAAGCAGTATACCGGTATAACAACTACAGATGTTGAGAACTGCAGATACCTGATTGCCGTATGCACAAATATTCCGGCATGAAACCGTTAAAAGTCTGCATCATAACTCCCCAATATGGCCACCTCTGGAGCGGAGTGGGGACGTATGCTACACACCTTGTTAATGGACTGGCTGAATTGGGAAATGAAATGACGGTTATTTGTCCTGAGGCTTCTGACAGAAGGCGTCACCCAAAGGTAAAGATCTCAGAAATGAAGGGTTTAAAAATTAAACCCACCCTCGGGAACTGGATAATCCTTGCCTATTATTTTAATAAGTCCCTTAAAAAAGTGCTTGAAAAGGAATCCATGGATATCGTTCATTTTGTGGACGCGAGGGATTCATTGTTTTGCAGGACAAGATCCATTCCGGTAATCGGGACCATGCATGACTATTATTTCTCTGAAGCTCCAGGGGATCCTTTCGCCTACAGAAAATACTATAGTGACTGGCTTAAGAGATGGGGATTCTGCAATGTGACAAGGGTGCTGGAGAAGAGGGCCGTTCGGAAACTTTCCTTTATAATTACCAACTCGGATTATGTATTAAAGTCCATTGCCACGAATTATTGTGCCGCAGAGGACTCTATGAAGACTATATACATCGGCATTGAAAAGACCGATCTGACTAATAGTCCAACAGGGAAGACGGAAAGGCTGAAGGGGAATCCATCCATTCTATTTGTAGGGCAGAATTTCCAGAGAAAAGGGCTGCCGGTGTTAATTGAGGCGGTCGCTTCTGTCAGAAGGACATATCCAGATG
Protein-coding regions in this window:
- a CDS encoding glycosyltransferase, translating into DRGQSHAVNKGFSMATGDIIGWLNSDDLYEEGALQKVVAVFNNNNNCGWVAGRCHIINADGIEIRKAVTRYKNKWLGRYRYDRLLVEDFISQPAVWFKRSFLNEVGLLDEALHYTMDYDLWLRMGARLDPVIVRDYLASFRYYPNSKTGGELGKSLEEVKSLCCRYADSRKDILFRNWVYRMKIRLGYSVMSLIGM
- a CDS encoding glycosyltransferase family 2 protein; the encoded protein is MKAERSRILVIIPALNEEKNIAQVVSSINKEVPYADILVVNDGSRDRTGQIAREHGATVIDLPYNLGIGGAMQAGFRFARLYDYDIAIQVDGDGQHPADHIERLVQVIAEGKSDMASGSRFVANGGYKSTRSRLVGIKYFSLLLSLILRERITDTTSGFRAVNKKVIDLFSRNYPDDYPEVEALVLLHKRGLRVKEIPVEMKERAGGKSSITPFRSMYYMVKVSLAVLIEMIRKAER
- a CDS encoding DUF2304 domain-containing protein — protein: MTLFNVQIISIILSTLLFLFVIELVRKGMLKERYAILWLASSFILLVLSLWKGLLDKIAAFFGIFYSPSLLFLAAFLFLLLIVLHFSIVISRMSEKNKKLAQEMGLLKYELENKKSVKDGDKNREEAG
- a CDS encoding glycosyltransferase family 39 protein, giving the protein MKDRITTNKGVMLGALIFLSLVLRLMTALPVVFYPDSCLYLSFARSILRGKFSFNFNEGIETVLPPLYPGLSALVSIFAGNMELSAIIVSAVAGAFLVVPVFYLAKAVYNEKAAWISSVFIFLSPLLIYWSGAALTEALFTTLFVSGITVCIYAIRSERQTLFFVSGALIGLSYMARVIGLVAIPVVLFWIIYSSVSSVRLAGSYPAQIVRKAAASSALFFLGFILITGVYLIHLHSFYGNWTLAGSYGSIEGTIAFEGAESRAGWENAATPDSGEGSVSRLINKVVLNAENYSVSLISKMPLDSVYKFIMIVVSVLFVVPGLFFGRKEGGKGMGMGVLFLVSFIVVYYAALLLLPLSPMIDERIRYLSPISPLFMVIASGGIIRIQERMKSGMIRQAAIPVMVLVAMLSSLPLLEMFPLRMNQLWRTNASLESIQKIGLWMKGNLPQPVRVMSRKPYIPYYAEALWFTTPATHKEVMELARSKEIDYIVVDKRVEYYLRPELRFLFYPKDAPKDFAFIGGIQNKKTGELSIGLYKINRTVEAPIW
- a CDS encoding glycosyltransferase family 2 protein → MKLSIVIPIFNEIDTVREIIKRVQDVDLPGLEKELVIVDDFSTDGSRRYLETLNDKNIRVFMHEKNRGKGAALKTGFQHVNGDIVIIQDADLEYDPNDYHNLIRPILDGRADVVYGSRFITTEERRVMFFWHFLGNSFLTLFSNMFTNLNLSDMETCYKVFKREVINNINIEEYRFGFEPEITAKIARRKYRLYEVGISYSGRDYSEGKKIGWKDGVRAIWCILKYNLIRRQ
- a CDS encoding glycosyltransferase family 4 protein — translated: MEANRILRVCYFGTYSMEEGYPRNRVIIEGLRSNGVEVTECHEDFWKGTAEKLEGVKAGSVMVKTIFRLMRIYGRLILKFRHAGDYDAMIVGYAGHVDIFLAKILNLFRRKPVIFDAFLSVYDTAVMDRKIVLQNSLKAKLLRLVDKWSCNIADSVLLDTKAHIDYFVREFHLPASKFYAIPVGSSLTTADSAADSGDTILNSLPTSPSQRIKYGVPGTSGALNILYFGSYIPLHGVDVILRAAEILQGEKDIVFTLIGKGQLLPEMKQLASKLGLRNVNFIDRFVEEGELSGYIQRSDICLGIFGKTDKAMRVIPCKVYNCLAMGKPLITAMTPATEGVLTNMDNAMLCNAGDPESLSEAILSLKKDEALREKIAIRGQKYFAENFSADAIGKRIVEIVEKVKNYSGSRGMANGR
- a CDS encoding glycosyltransferase family 2 protein, with amino-acid sequence MEDKHYPHVTIIILNWNGKDDTIECLKSVEKINYADYDILLIDNGSDDDSVKVFKNLYHNNPRIRLIENEKNLGFAEGNNIGIREALKRGSDYILLLNNDTVVKDDFLGELVKVGEEDKRYGIIGPKIYFWGVKKIIYAAGGGVIGRLGQPLLTGLLREDRGQYDKEGETGFITGCALLIRREAVEKTGLLDEDYFFFFEDLDWNIRAKREGFLIAYAPKSIVWHRASSAVGFKSPNYYYYMTRNRILFVRKNFSVFSFIFLFLPYFIFYRYLWLITKLSVNRKWEHVRAVNRGVWWHFG
- a CDS encoding class I SAM-dependent methyltransferase, coding for MSGRLIEGYGGILGKIEREEMHFTGERLVIGEDIVLEKEHLDRYNFVTQFVKGKKVLDIACGTGYGCSLLQSADSLYILGIDISHEAIRHAKSNYKAQNLDFIMSSADTIGVLSKVFDIVISFETIEHLERYMDFLKEIKRVLNDGGMFVVSTPNKKYSTPDNPYHLHEFFYDEFYKLLTNLFKNVVIYGQDHQNPQKRITRSLTAAVPKSIRKLLIPKSVRDEFNLKQYTGITTTDVENCRYLIAVCTNIPA
- a CDS encoding glycosyltransferase family 4 protein, whose translation is MKPLKVCIITPQYGHLWSGVGTYATHLVNGLAELGNEMTVICPEASDRRRHPKVKISEMKGLKIKPTLGNWIILAYYFNKSLKKVLEKESMDIVHFVDARDSLFCRTRSIPVIGTMHDYYFSEAPGDPFAYRKYYSDWLKRWGFCNVTRVLEKRAVRKLSFIITNSDYVLKSIATNYCAAEDSMKTIYIGIEKTDLTNSPTGKTERLKGNPSILFVGQNFQRKGLPVLIEAVASVRRTYPDVSLSVIGRYGNNKEEEMRDLSKGLGIERNVHFLGWKDNEEVRMLFNQVDIFAMPSFIEGFGLVFLEAMNAGVPVIGGDTGGVPELIQDGVNGFLVKPGDWQGLSERIQRLAKDKDLRDGFVRRGYQTLEKFSLDSMVEKTNAVYWSLRN